ATGGCAATAGGGCCTGGCGGCAAGCCGCTAATGACGTAGGTATTATACGGCGTCGGCGTTTCCAGATCTTTACGCGACAGCTTACCGTTGTAATCCTTACCCATGCCGTAAATGACCGTTGGGTCCGTTTGCAGGCGCATGCCGATACGCAGGCGGTTGATAAAGACAGAGGCGACGCGATCGCGTTCAGCAGCCACCGCCGTCTCTTTCTCAATAATCGAGGCCATCGTCACCAGTTGGTTCGGATCCTGATACGGCAGTCCGTCCATACGCTCTTTCCAGACGTTATCGACCGCTTTTACCATCTTGTCGTGAGCGCGTTTCAGCAGTGTCACGTCAGACGTATTCGCCGTATAGAGCCAGGTATCTGGCCAGAACCAGCCTTCCACCCACTCCGGATGCTCAAACTTGAGCGCCTGCGCGACCGTCGCGTAGTCGTCATCTTTAAGCGTATGTTTGATATGCGGCGCGTCGCGCAGCTGTTTCAGCCAGTCGCTCAGCTTCATCCCTTCGACGAAGCGGATCGGGAACTGCGCCTCTTTGCCGCTCGCCAGCAAACGCAGGGCGTCACGAACGGTCATTTGTGGCGTGAATCGATAAGTGCCCGCTTTAAAATGTGAAAGCTCCGGCTCCAGGCGCAACAGCCATTGAAACACGCGCGGGCGCGTGATGAGCTTTTCGTCGTAGAGCTGCTGACCAAGCGCCAGACGCCCGGTGCCGGGCTTCAGCGTGAAAATCGTTTCTGCCGTAATCGGCAGAGGGCTTTGCGCCAGCTGGCGCACTTTCCAGTAACCGACGCCGGCCGCGATGGCAAGCACAAGAACCAGCAGAAGCGCGACGCGCAACATTTTCTTCATGGGAACCCGGTTATTCGCAGTGGGGAATGAGGTAGTGATACAGTTCGCGCGAGGCGTAAGCGTGGCCGTCAATGCTGCGCACCGGCACCAGCGGCATCAGCGCGTTACAGATGAAGACTTCATCCGCCTCTTCAAGCGCACTGGCGGGCGCGTTAATTTCAGACAATCGCCAGACTGACTGATTCAGCAAACCAATAATATGACGCCGCATAAGGCCGTCAACGCCAGCCTGATCGAGACGGGGAGTGAACACCGCTTTTCCTTTACGCCAGAACAAATTAGCCGCACAGCATTCCGTAACCCACCCTTCGCTGTCAAGCACCAGCGCCTCATCGGCGGATGTCTGCTCAAGATGCGTACGGATCAACACCTGTTCGAGCCGGTTAAGATGTTTAATGCCTGCAAGGTGGGGGTTGCGCCCGAGGCGCACGGGGCTTGTTGCGAGGCTCACGCCGCGCTCGCGCCATTCGCAATAAAAGTCAGGGTACGCGCTGCGCGAGACAATACGCGTGGGCGCGCTGCAACCGGCAATACTGTAGCCGCGCTTGCCTGCGCCGCGGGAAATAATAACTTTCACGACTGCGCTACCCTGTCCCTGCGCCGCCTGGCGCATTTCGTTACGCAACGTGTCGATATCCGGCACGGGGATCATGAGCCGCTCACAGCCTTCGTGCAGGCGCGCCAGATGCGCTTCCAGTAAATGAACGACGCCATCACGTACGCGTGCGGTCGTAAAGCAGCCATCACCGAACTGCACGGCGCGATCGGTCGCCGACAGGCAATCCTGTTCGATACCATTAATTAACAGCATAGAGGCTCCTTAACGGGTAGCGCATTAGTCTCGCAGGATGACCGACAGGGAGCAAGAGGAAGGGAGAATGTACAAAGGCCCGCGCGGGGCGGGCCTTTGTGACGACTGTCAGACCTTTTTGAAGATCAGAGAGCCGTTGGTGCCACCGAAGCCGAAGGAGTTACACAGGGTATACTCCATACCGCTTACCTGGCGCGCTTCATGCGGAACGAAGTCGAGGTCGCAGCCTTCGTCCGGATTGTCCAGGTTGATGGTCGGCGGAACAGCCTGATCGCGCAGCGCGAGGATGGAGTAGATAGACTCTACCGCACCCGCCGCGCCAAGCAGATGGCCGGTCATCGATTTGGTGGAGCTCACCAGTACGCGTTTTGCCGCGTCGCCGAAGACCGATTTCACTGCCTGCGCTTCGGCAACGTCGCCTGCAGGCGTAGAAGTGCCGTGCGCGTTGACATAACCGATCTGGCCTGCGTCGATACCGGCGTCACGCAGTGCGTTGACCATCGCCAGCGCCGCGCCTGCGCCGTTTTCCGGCGGAGAGGTCATGTGGTAAGCATCGCTGCTCATACCAAAACCGACCAGTTCAGCGTAAATCTTCGCGCCGCGTTTTTTCGCGTGCTCGTACTCTTCGAGTACGATAATGCCCGCGCCGTCGCCCAGCACAAAACCATCCCTGTCTTTATCCCACGGACGGCTTGCCGCCTGCGGGTTATCGTTACGGGTGGAGAGCGCACGCGCCGCGCCGAAACCGCCGACGCCAAGCGGCGTACTGGCTTTCTCAGCACCACCTGCGAGCATAACGTCAGCATCGCCATAGGCGATGATACGCGCCGCATGGCCGATGTTGTGCACGCCTGAGGTACACGCAGTGGCGATGGAAATGCTGGGACCGCGCAGACCGTACATGATGGTCAGGTGACCGGCCACCATGTTGACAATCGTTGATGGCACGAAGAAAGGGCTGATTTTCCGCGGGCCGCCGTTAACCAGCGAGCTGTGGTTTTCTTCGATAAGGCCAAGGCCGCCGATGCCGGAACCGATAGCCGCGCCGATGCGGGTGGCGTTCTCTTCCGTCACTTCAAGGCCGGAATCCTGCATGGCCTGTACGCCGGCGACAATTCCATATTGAATGAAGGCATCCATCTTGCGCTGTTCTTTGCGCGAGATGATCTCTTCACAGTTAAAATCCTTTACTAAGCCAGCAAATTTCGTTGCATAGGCGCTAGTATCGAAATGGTCGATCAGGCTGATGCCACTCTGACCGGCAAGGAGAGCTTTCCAGGTAGACTCTACGGTATTGCCGACAGGAGACAACATGCCCAGTCCGGTCACAACTACACGACGCTTAGACACGTTTGTCCTCCAGGGAGGGATGATATTAGTAGATACTTGTGGGACTAAAAGATAAAACTCAGGCGGTCGAGCGACCGCCTGGAGATGTTCACTTACGCCTGGTGGCCGTTGATGTAATCAATGGCAGCCTGAACGGTGGTGATTTTCTCAGCTTCTTCGTCCGGAATCTCAGTATCAAACTCTTCTTCCAGAGCCATTACCAGCTCAACGGTGTCAAGAGAATCAGCGCCCAGGTCTTCAACGAAGGAAGCATTGTTGGTAACTTCTTCCTGCTTAACGCCCAGCTGTTCGCCGATAATTTTCTTAACGCGTTCTTCGATAGTGCTCATACTCTTAAATTTCCTATCAAAACTCGCTTTCGCGATGGTTTTCGTAGTGTATAAAATGTTGAAAAAGTTGCAACTAAATCCCGGCAGGTCTTACCACGATTTTACGCTATTTTGCGGGCAATTGCCCTGATAACGCAAATAATTTTATTCGTGGTTAAACCATGTACATTCCGCCGTTGACGTGCAGGGTCTCACCAGTGATGTACCCGGCCTCGTCAGAGGCTAAAAATGCAACCGCACTGGCGATTTCTTTTGCGTCGCCTAAACGACCCGCAGGAACTTCCGCCAGAATACCCGCACGCTGATCGTCAGACAGCGCACGCGTCATGTCCGTTTCAATAAAGCCCGGAGCAACAACGTTTACCGTAATACCGCGGGACGCCACTTCGCGTGCCAGCGATTTACTGAAACCGATAAGACCCGCTTTCGCCGCAGCGTAGTTGGCCTGACCGGCATTTCCCATGGTACCGACCACAGAACCGATAGTGATAATGCGACCGTGACGTTTCTTCATCATAGCTCGCATTACCGCTTTTGACAGACGGAAAACCGATGACAGGTTGGTTTCGATGATATCGTTCCACTCGTCATCTTTCATTCGCATCAGCAGGTTGTCACGGGTGATTCCGGCATTATTGACCAGAATATCCACTTCGCCAAATTCTGCGCGAATATTTTCCAGAACCGATTCGATGGATGCCGCATCGGTCACATTCAGCATCAGGCCTTTGCCATTCGCGCCCAGATAGTCGCTAATCGCTTGCGCGCCGCTTTCGCTGGTCGCGGTGCCGATAACCTTAGCGCCACGTGCGGCCAGGGTTTCGGCGATAGCGCGGCCGATACCGCGGCTCGCACCGGTGACCAGCGCGATTTTTCCTTCAAAGCTCATGGTTTTCCTCGTTTTATTGCGCAAGTGCCGCTGACAGGCTGGCAGGCTCGTTAATCGCCGCCGCCGTCAGGGTGTCAACAATACGTTTTGTCAGGCCGGTCAGCACTTTGCCCGGGCCCACTTCATACAGCTGCGTGACGCCCTGCGCCGCGATAAATTCAACGCTCTTCGTCCACTGCACCGGGCTATAAAGCTGGCGCACCAGCGCATCGCGGATAGCTTCCGGCGACGTTTCGCATTTCACATCAACGTTGTTTACTACCGGAATCTGCGGGGCGTTAAACGTAATTTTTTCAAGCTCAGCAGCCAGTTTCTCAGCGGCAGGCTTCATCAGCG
This sequence is a window from Cronobacter sakazakii. Protein-coding genes within it:
- the yceG gene encoding cell division protein YceG; the encoded protein is MKKMLRVALLLVLVLAIAAGVGYWKVRQLAQSPLPITAETIFTLKPGTGRLALGQQLYDEKLITRPRVFQWLLRLEPELSHFKAGTYRFTPQMTVRDALRLLASGKEAQFPIRFVEGMKLSDWLKQLRDAPHIKHTLKDDDYATVAQALKFEHPEWVEGWFWPDTWLYTANTSDVTLLKRAHDKMVKAVDNVWKERMDGLPYQDPNQLVTMASIIEKETAVAAERDRVASVFINRLRIGMRLQTDPTVIYGMGKDYNGKLSRKDLETPTPYNTYVISGLPPGPIAIPGEASLKAAAHPAKTPYLYFVADGKGGHTFTTNLASHNRAVQDYLKALKDKNEQ
- the pabC gene encoding aminodeoxychorismate lyase, translating into MLLINGIEQDCLSATDRAVQFGDGCFTTARVRDGVVHLLEAHLARLHEGCERLMIPVPDIDTLRNEMRQAAQGQGSAVVKVIISRGAGKRGYSIAGCSAPTRIVSRSAYPDFYCEWRERGVSLATSPVRLGRNPHLAGIKHLNRLEQVLIRTHLEQTSADEALVLDSEGWVTECCAANLFWRKGKAVFTPRLDQAGVDGLMRRHIIGLLNQSVWRLSEINAPASALEEADEVFICNALMPLVPVRSIDGHAYASRELYHYLIPHCE
- the fabF gene encoding beta-ketoacyl-ACP synthase II, with product MSKRRVVVTGLGMLSPVGNTVESTWKALLAGQSGISLIDHFDTSAYATKFAGLVKDFNCEEIISRKEQRKMDAFIQYGIVAGVQAMQDSGLEVTEENATRIGAAIGSGIGGLGLIEENHSSLVNGGPRKISPFFVPSTIVNMVAGHLTIMYGLRGPSISIATACTSGVHNIGHAARIIAYGDADVMLAGGAEKASTPLGVGGFGAARALSTRNDNPQAASRPWDKDRDGFVLGDGAGIIVLEEYEHAKKRGAKIYAELVGFGMSSDAYHMTSPPENGAGAALAMVNALRDAGIDAGQIGYVNAHGTSTPAGDVAEAQAVKSVFGDAAKRVLVSSTKSMTGHLLGAAGAVESIYSILALRDQAVPPTINLDNPDEGCDLDFVPHEARQVSGMEYTLCNSFGFGGTNGSLIFKKV
- the acpP gene encoding acyl carrier protein, translated to MSTIEERVKKIIGEQLGVKQEEVTNNASFVEDLGADSLDTVELVMALEEEFDTEIPDEEAEKITTVQAAIDYINGHQA
- the fabG gene encoding 3-oxoacyl-ACP reductase FabG; translation: MSFEGKIALVTGASRGIGRAIAETLAARGAKVIGTATSESGAQAISDYLGANGKGLMLNVTDAASIESVLENIRAEFGEVDILVNNAGITRDNLLMRMKDDEWNDIIETNLSSVFRLSKAVMRAMMKKRHGRIITIGSVVGTMGNAGQANYAAAKAGLIGFSKSLAREVASRGITVNVVAPGFIETDMTRALSDDQRAGILAEVPAGRLGDAKEIASAVAFLASDEAGYITGETLHVNGGMYMV